One window of the Mycobacterium sp. SVM_VP21 genome contains the following:
- a CDS encoding ABC transporter ATP-binding protein: protein MGVAIEVQGLTKSFGSARIWEDVSMTIPEGEVSVLLGPSGTGKSVFLKSLIGLLRPERGSIVIDGTDILQCSAKELYEIRTLFGVLFQDGALFGSMNIYDNTAFPLREHTKKSEKEIRDIVMEKLEMVGMPNDGYKFPGEISGGMRKRAGLARALVLDPQIILCDEPDSGLDPVRTAYLSQLLIDINAQIDATILIVTHNINIARTVPDNIGMLFRKELVMFGPREVLLTSDEPVVRQFLNGRRIGPIGMSEEKDQATAAAEEAMIAAGQSDGGVEEIEGVPPQLSATPGLPDRKGVGRRQARVREILHTLPPNAQAAIRDELEGTHKYAVHQFPADEEAPTASIPTPPG from the coding sequence ATGGGTGTCGCCATCGAGGTACAGGGGCTTACCAAGTCCTTCGGATCGGCCCGGATCTGGGAAGACGTCTCCATGACGATTCCCGAGGGAGAGGTCAGCGTTCTGCTCGGGCCCTCCGGTACCGGCAAGTCCGTGTTCTTGAAGTCGCTGATCGGCCTCTTGCGCCCTGAGCGCGGTTCGATCGTCATCGACGGCACCGACATCCTGCAGTGTTCGGCCAAGGAGCTCTACGAGATCCGCACGCTGTTCGGCGTGCTGTTCCAGGACGGCGCACTGTTCGGGTCGATGAACATCTACGACAACACCGCCTTCCCGCTGCGTGAGCACACCAAGAAGTCCGAGAAGGAAATCCGTGACATTGTCATGGAGAAGCTCGAGATGGTCGGTATGCCCAACGACGGCTACAAGTTCCCCGGTGAGATCTCCGGTGGTATGCGCAAGCGTGCCGGTCTGGCCCGCGCCCTGGTGCTCGACCCGCAGATCATCCTCTGCGATGAGCCGGACTCCGGCCTGGACCCGGTTCGCACGGCATACCTGAGCCAGCTGCTGATCGACATCAACGCCCAGATCGACGCCACCATCCTCATCGTCACGCACAACATCAACATCGCGCGCACCGTGCCGGACAACATCGGGATGCTGTTCCGCAAGGAGCTGGTGATGTTCGGCCCGCGCGAGGTGCTGTTGACCTCCGACGAGCCGGTGGTGCGCCAGTTCCTCAATGGCCGCCGGATCGGTCCGATCGGCATGTCTGAGGAGAAAGACCAGGCGACCGCGGCAGCCGAAGAGGCCATGATCGCGGCCGGGCAGAGTGACGGCGGCGTCGAGGAGATCGAGGGCGTGCCGCCGCAGCTGAGCGCGACCCCCGGTCTGCCGGACCGCAAGGGTGTGGGCCGGCGTCAAGCCCGGGTGCGTGAAATCCTGCACACCCTTCCGCCCAACGCCCAGGCGGCCATCCGGGACGAGCTCGAGGGCACCCACAAGTACGCCGTGCATCAGTTCCCGGCCGACGAAGAGGCTCCCACCGCGTCGATCCCGACCCCGCCCGGCTGA
- a CDS encoding carotenoid oxygenase family protein, whose product MTTSQAASVANPYLEGVMGPVQTELTATDLRVTGKIPDYLDGRYLRNGPNPVAEVDPATYHWFTGDPMVHGVALSDGQARWYRNRWVRTPAVCAALGEPRPARLNVRAGMQSVGPNTNVLGHAGKTLALVEGGVANYELTAELDTVGTCDFDGTLAGGYTAHPHRDPVTGELHAVSYSFARGKTVQYSVIDTAGRARRTVDIEVTGSPMMHDFSLTEKYVVVYDLPVTFDSAQVLPVSMPRWLKTPARMVLSSLVGRIRMPSPITAMVNRDSRPPGGLPYSWNADYPARIGVMPREGDAQGWVRAGEAQVRWFDVEPCYVFHPLNAYTEVSPTGQELLVLDVVRYAKVFDVDRRGPGDAPPTLDRWTINLDTGAVHTESRDDRPQEFPRINDALLGSKHRFGYTVGINGGFIGDVQAEMSTTLYKHDYLTGSSITAPIDPQLVLGEMSFVPRPGGRHEDDGILMGMGHHRGQNEGQLVILDAATCESVATVHLPQRVPMGFHGNWTPTD is encoded by the coding sequence ATGACCACCAGCCAGGCAGCCTCTGTCGCGAATCCCTATTTGGAGGGCGTCATGGGGCCGGTGCAGACCGAGCTGACCGCCACCGACCTGCGCGTCACGGGGAAGATCCCGGACTACCTCGACGGCCGCTACCTGCGCAACGGTCCGAACCCGGTGGCCGAGGTCGATCCGGCCACCTACCACTGGTTCACCGGCGACCCCATGGTGCACGGCGTGGCGCTCAGTGACGGCCAGGCCCGCTGGTACCGCAACCGCTGGGTGCGCACGCCGGCGGTCTGTGCCGCACTGGGCGAACCGCGGCCGGCCCGGCTGAACGTGCGGGCCGGTATGCAGTCCGTCGGTCCCAACACCAACGTGCTCGGTCATGCCGGCAAGACGCTGGCGCTGGTGGAGGGCGGCGTCGCCAACTATGAGCTCACCGCGGAACTCGACACGGTGGGCACCTGCGACTTCGACGGCACCCTGGCCGGGGGCTACACGGCGCACCCGCACCGTGACCCGGTCACCGGCGAATTGCACGCCGTGTCCTACTCCTTTGCGCGGGGCAAGACCGTGCAGTACTCGGTGATCGACACTGCCGGGCGTGCCCGCCGGACCGTTGATATCGAGGTGACCGGGTCGCCGATGATGCACGACTTCTCACTGACCGAGAAGTACGTCGTGGTCTACGACCTGCCGGTCACCTTCGACTCGGCGCAGGTGCTGCCGGTGAGCATGCCCCGTTGGCTTAAGACGCCTGCGCGGATGGTGTTGAGCAGCCTGGTCGGCAGGATTCGGATGCCCAGCCCGATCACCGCGATGGTCAACCGCGACAGCCGGCCCCCGGGCGGGCTGCCGTACTCGTGGAACGCCGACTATCCGGCGCGTATCGGAGTGATGCCGCGGGAGGGTGATGCCCAGGGGTGGGTCCGGGCGGGGGAAGCGCAGGTGCGCTGGTTCGACGTCGAACCCTGTTATGTCTTCCATCCGCTCAACGCCTATACCGAGGTCTCGCCGACTGGGCAGGAACTGCTGGTGCTCGACGTGGTGCGCTACGCGAAGGTCTTCGACGTCGACCGGCGCGGCCCCGGTGACGCCCCGCCCACCCTGGACCGCTGGACGATCAACCTCGACACCGGCGCGGTGCACACCGAGTCTCGCGACGATCGGCCGCAGGAATTCCCTCGGATCAACGACGCACTGCTGGGGTCCAAGCACCGCTTCGGCTACACCGTCGGGATCAACGGCGGCTTCATCGGGGACGTCCAGGCGGAGATGTCGACCACGCTCTACAAGCACGACTACCTGACCGGCTCGAGTATCACCGCGCCGATCGACCCGCAGCTGGTGCTCGGCGAGATGTCGTTTGTGCCTAGGCCTGGAGGCCGCCACGAGGACGACGGCATTCTGATGGGGATGGGCCACCACCGTGGCCAGAACGAGGGACAATTAGTGATCCTCGACGCCGCGACCTGTGAGTCGGTGGCCACCGTGCACCTGCCGCAACGGGTTCCGATGGGCTTCCATGGCAATTGGACACCCACCGACTGA
- a CDS encoding TetR/AcrR family transcriptional regulator: protein MTSQPQRTVREDLLAAALGLLDEHGPDALQTRRVASTAGTSTMAVYTHFGGMPQLIAAIAEEGLRQFDVALTIPATDDPVADLLATGIVYRNFAIERPHLYRLMFGSTSAHGINAPAHNMLTLATAQIDVEVPSFAHLVRGVHRSIQAGRLTVAQGDTAVVAAAAQFWTVMHGFMMLELAGFFGDVNDGLAAAMQVLSPMTLSLLVALGDTPERAAQSLAAAGARG, encoded by the coding sequence GTGACTTCGCAGCCCCAGCGGACCGTACGCGAGGACCTGCTTGCCGCGGCCCTGGGGCTGCTCGACGAGCACGGACCCGACGCGTTGCAGACCCGCAGAGTAGCCAGCACCGCCGGGACTTCAACGATGGCGGTCTACACCCACTTCGGCGGAATGCCGCAGCTGATCGCCGCGATCGCTGAGGAGGGTCTCCGCCAGTTCGATGTGGCGCTGACGATCCCCGCCACCGATGATCCGGTCGCCGACCTACTGGCCACCGGGATCGTCTACCGCAATTTCGCGATCGAACGGCCACACCTCTACCGACTGATGTTCGGCAGCACCAGCGCGCACGGCATCAATGCGCCGGCTCATAACATGCTCACGCTCGCCACCGCCCAGATCGACGTCGAGGTGCCCAGCTTCGCGCACCTGGTCCGGGGCGTCCACCGATCGATCCAGGCGGGTCGGCTCACAGTGGCGCAGGGCGATACCGCCGTGGTGGCGGCCGCCGCGCAGTTCTGGACGGTGATGCACGGCTTCATGATGCTGGAGCTGGCCGGCTTCTTCGGCGACGTGAACGACGGGCTGGCCGCGGCGATGCAGGTGTTGAGCCCGATGACGCTCAGTCTGCTGGTTGCCCTGGGCGACACCCCGGAGCGGGCGGCACAGTCGCTGGCCGCGGCGGGCGCGCGGGGCTGA